ATTGATCGGATGCCACGCTGCTCGCCGTGGGCGAGCACTTGTGGGGTACCGTAGATCCTCAGATGATACGCATGGCGATCGCTTTCGGCGGAGGGATCGGAGGCACCTATCAGGAGACCTGCGGCGCGATCAGCGGCGGAGCCATGGTCATCGGACTCCACATGGGGCCCCAGCGTCCCAGGGTGAACGAGGAGCCCATGCGCCAGGCCATCGCCCGATACCGGGAGCGCTTTCTGGAGGAGATCGGGCCGACCCAGTGCGCGGCACTGAGAGAGGAAATGTACGGCCCACAGGGGCGAGAGCCCTGCAGCGTGCTGGTGCAACGCGCCGTGCGTATCCTGCTGGAGGTGCTGGACGAATTCGAACGACCCGATCACGCCGGATGACGAGATCCTCATCGCGATCACTCGAGGAGAGCCTTTCGTCCCGAGAGCGAAGGTGCGAAGGGCTCTCCTCCGTCTGCCAGCATGCTGTTGACCGCTCAGCCCCCTGGCGAACGCCCAAGGCTCAGGAGAATCGTACGTGTCCACACGGGTGCTGAAAGACTTACTGGCAACCCTGCCGGATGGGGAGGTTCAGGACATCCGGGTGGGAATTTACTGGACAGCCGTCACGATCACCGCGGAAGGGGATCGCCGATGCGGCCTGGCGTCCACCCTGCGCGGCGAGGAACGGCACCATCATGGAGGGGAGCCGGCCGTGCGAGATGCCGGGCACCTGACCAAGCTCGGCGCCCGCGAGCTGGCCGAGCTCGTCCTCTCGCGAAGCCCGGTCGAGACAGCGATCGGGATGGCGACAATCAACGCGCTGCTGCCCAGACAGCCCGACCGATGGGTGGAGATCAACGCGGAGGAGGTGATCGCCGAGCGCGGCGCCGGCAGGCGAGTCGCCCTGATCGGGCACTTTCCCTTCGTCCCCCGTCTGAGGGAGCGAGTGGGAACTCTGTGGGTCCTAGAACAACGCCCCCGGGAGGGGGATCTGGCGGCGGAAGCCGCGCCGGAGATCATCCCCCAAGCCGACGTATTGGCCATCACCGGCACCACGCTCATCAACCACACGTTCGAAGAGTTGATGGCCCTCCGCCGTCCGGAGGCGCTCGTGCTGCTCCTGGGGCCGACCACCCCCCTGTCTCCTATCCTGTTCGAGTACGGGGTCCATATCCTATCCGGGGCGGTGGTGGAGAACGCGGATGCCGTGCTTCGTGCGGTAAGCCAGGGGGCGAACTTCCGCCAGGTACGACGCCAGGGCGTGCGACTGGTGACCATGCGGAGATGGCCCTCGGATACGATCTCACCCTCCACGCGTGAAACCAAGCGCCGAGATAAAGCATCTAATGTAAAGTAGGAGGGACAAACCAGGCCAGGAGTGTCACCGGATGGCGATCGTCGAGCCCGTCATCGACGCGGAGATATGCCGGATGTGTCGAGTCTGTCAGGCGAGACGCGCCTGCCGGATGAAAGCCATCGTCCGATTCGACTCGGACGATCTACCCTTCGTAGACGGGGCGAGATGCCGTGGATGCCTGGTCTGCCTGCCCGCCTGCCCCTTCGGAGCCGTACAGAAACCGGCCACGTCCGCATAGAAAAGAACCCTCCCGGATACCCCCGATCGGAAGTCCGATTACGGCCCGAATGCCTCGGTGCAGGTATACTGAAAGGGCTTGGAATCGCCCGCCTCTGACATCATCCCCTCAAAGCACGAGTCGGCTATGCACAGCACGATGGCCGAGCAACCAGAGCGAGCGGCGG
The Chloroflexota bacterium genome window above contains:
- a CDS encoding DUF364 domain-containing protein is translated as MSTRVLKDLLATLPDGEVQDIRVGIYWTAVTITAEGDRRCGLASTLRGEERHHHGGEPAVRDAGHLTKLGARELAELVLSRSPVETAIGMATINALLPRQPDRWVEINAEEVIAERGAGRRVALIGHFPFVPRLRERVGTLWVLEQRPREGDLAAEAAPEIIPQADVLAITGTTLINHTFEELMALRRPEALVLLLGPTTPLSPILFEYGVHILSGAVVENADAVLRAVSQGANFRQVRRQGVRLVTMRRWPSDTISPSTRETKRRDKASNVK
- a CDS encoding C_GCAxxG_C_C family protein; the encoded protein is MGEHLWGTVDPQMIRMAIAFGGGIGGTYQETCGAISGGAMVIGLHMGPQRPRVNEEPMRQAIARYRERFLEEIGPTQCAALREEMYGPQGREPCSVLVQRAVRILLEVLDEFERPDHAG